A stretch of the Lolium perenne isolate Kyuss_39 chromosome 3, Kyuss_2.0, whole genome shotgun sequence genome encodes the following:
- the LOC127340526 gene encoding uncharacterized protein has translation MYWDREKMTDDFTQAQIHIFNWKVCTSLLCSDCNTLRLESYEKPILKKAYKAIMAKLDKGNAADDDIQVISDQNDTNKKEESPPYDASKKEISPPRPIGSQKRKLGRRRKIETPKPINPVKDQFKLATDGLQREEHAGH, from the exons ATGTACTGGGATAGGGAAAAGATGACCGATGATTTCACGCAG GCACAGATTCATATTTTCAACTGGAAAGTATGTACAAGCCTTCTATGTTCAGATTGTAACACGCTTCGACTAGAATCCTATGAGAAACCTATACTG AAGAAGGCCTACAAAGCTATAATGGCAAAGCTTGACAAAGGCAATGCTGCAGACGACGACATCCAGGTAATCAGCGATCAAAATGACACCAACAAAAAGGAAGAAAGCCCTCCATATGATGCCAGCAAAAAGGAAATCAGCCCTCCAAGGCCAATTGGCAGCCAAAAGCGGAAACTTGGGCGTCGAAGGAAGATTGAAACTCCTAAACCTATTAATCCTGTAAAGGATCAATTTAAATTAGCCACAGATGGCTTGCAGAGAGAAGAGCATGCaggacactag